Proteins co-encoded in one Montipora capricornis isolate CH-2021 chromosome 12, ASM3666992v2, whole genome shotgun sequence genomic window:
- the LOC138026394 gene encoding uncharacterized protein: MGFKNTAVFIAAMITLVYSLGAAAGDNKTEQITASAADDHNCNTKQVLVFTEVDFCKSAESKCDVFRPTSCLDYLVNGASTCGIYRLYDNTGNSFPAYCDLKSEPGTAWTLVMSWSIQYRSLPAFKQTPFKIDAPVNENCHNWNLYRLSLARMRSLQSHSTHWRATCSYPTHGVDFIDYVRGTFKDFNIIDYLGRNQCKKVEYINIRGQTGIQKTVPFWQGPRAKGEFLHTDSTYTTCEFNAKYGSVFSEDNFGLYLYRNPAFRCTHDDTSSTQWWFGGHL, encoded by the exons ATGGGATTTAAGAACACCGCGGTTTTTATTGCGGCAATGATAACTCTTGTATAC AGTCTTGGGGCTGCTGCTGGTGACAATAAGACTGAACAAATTACTGCTTCTGCCGCTGATGACCACAATTGCAATACTAAACAAGTTCTAGTTTTTACT GAGGTCGATTTTTGCAAGTCAGCCGAGAGCAAGTGTGATGTCTTCCGTCCCACATCCTGCCTGGATTACCTTGTAAACGGGGCCTCAACATGTGGCATCTACCGACTTTATGACAACACAGGAAACAGCTTCCCAGCTTACTGTGATCTGAAGTCCGAACCTGGCACAGCATGGACCTTGGTCATGTCTTGGAGCATCCAGTATCGCTCATTGCCCGCTTTCAAGCAGACGCCATTCAAGATCGACGCTCCAGTGAACGAGAATTGCCACAACTGGAATCTATACCGTCTGAGTTTAGCTCGAATGAGATCCCTGCAGAGTCACTCCACTCACTGGCGAGCAACATGCAGTTACCCAACTCACGGCGTGGATTTTATCGATTACGTTCGCGGAACTTTTAAAGACTTCAACATCATCGATTACCTTGGGAGGAACCAATGCAAGAAAGTCGAATACATCAACATCAGGGGACAAACTGGAATCCAGAAAACGGTTCCATTCTGGCAAGGGCCTAGGGCTAAAGGAGAGTTTTTGCATACTGACAGTACATACACCACCTGCGAATTTAACGCGAAGTACGGTTCGGTCTTCTCCGAAGACAACTTCGGGTTGTACCTCTACAGAAACCCCGCATTCCGCTGCACACACGACGACACTTCCAGCACCCAGTGGTGGTTTGGAGGTCATCTGTAA